One genomic region from Knoellia sp. p5-6-4 encodes:
- a CDS encoding transaminase, producing the protein MASLDRTRLASLLEAEQAAYTTNHPRSRALFEEAGNLFGRVPMTWMNMWTGGFPLYLDHAKGNRVTDVEGHTYVDFALGDTGAMAGHSPAPTVAAVQRRMGELGGITTMLPTEDAQWVGAELTRRFGMPLWSFTLSATDANRWAIRLARLATGRPKVLVFAYCYHGSVDEAFALPGPGGKAESRPGNVAPPVDLDLTTRAVTWNDLEAVEAALAHGDVAAILTEPALTNIGIVLPEPGFMERLRELATQYGALLMIDETHTFSAGWGGATRAWGLQPDIFVIGKSIGGGIPSGAYGITQEVAASITRHTEAGEADIVDVGGVGGTLAGNALSTAAMRATLGEVLTQDAFERMTALATEFTAGVQATLDELDVPWSISQLGARAEYRFARPAPTTGEASAAAADDQLDAYMHLAMVNRGILMTPFHNMALMCPETSREDVDRHTAAFREVVAALFA; encoded by the coding sequence ATGGCGTCCCTCGACCGCACCCGGCTGGCCTCCCTCCTCGAAGCCGAGCAGGCGGCATACACGACGAACCACCCTCGCAGCCGCGCCCTCTTCGAGGAGGCGGGGAACCTCTTCGGCCGCGTGCCGATGACCTGGATGAACATGTGGACCGGCGGGTTCCCGCTCTACCTCGACCACGCCAAGGGCAACCGCGTCACCGACGTCGAGGGCCACACCTACGTCGACTTCGCCCTCGGCGACACCGGCGCCATGGCGGGTCACTCCCCCGCGCCGACGGTCGCGGCGGTGCAGCGCCGTATGGGCGAGCTCGGCGGGATCACCACGATGCTGCCCACGGAGGACGCCCAGTGGGTGGGGGCCGAGCTGACCCGGCGGTTCGGCATGCCGCTGTGGTCGTTCACGCTCAGCGCCACCGACGCCAACCGCTGGGCCATCCGACTGGCCCGCCTGGCCACCGGCCGGCCCAAGGTCCTCGTCTTCGCCTACTGCTACCACGGCTCGGTGGACGAGGCCTTCGCCCTGCCGGGGCCCGGGGGCAAGGCCGAGAGCCGGCCCGGCAACGTGGCCCCGCCGGTCGACCTCGACCTGACGACCCGCGCCGTCACCTGGAACGACCTCGAGGCCGTCGAGGCTGCCCTCGCGCACGGCGACGTGGCCGCCATCCTCACCGAGCCGGCCCTGACCAACATCGGCATCGTGCTGCCCGAGCCCGGCTTCATGGAGAGGCTGCGCGAGCTGGCCACGCAGTACGGGGCGCTGCTGATGATCGACGAGACGCACACCTTCTCCGCCGGCTGGGGCGGCGCCACCCGCGCGTGGGGCCTGCAGCCCGACATCTTCGTCATCGGCAAGTCCATCGGGGGCGGCATCCCGTCCGGCGCCTACGGCATCACCCAGGAGGTCGCCGCATCGATCACCCGGCACACCGAGGCAGGCGAGGCCGACATCGTCGACGTGGGCGGCGTCGGCGGCACGCTGGCCGGCAACGCCCTGTCGACCGCCGCCATGCGAGCCACCCTCGGCGAGGTGCTGACGCAGGACGCGTTCGAGCGCATGACGGCGCTGGCCACCGAGTTCACCGCGGGCGTGCAGGCGACCCTCGACGAGCTCGACGTGCCGTGGTCGATCAGCCAGCTCGGCGCGCGGGCGGAGTACCGCTTCGCCCGCCCCGCGCCCACGACGGGCGAGGCCTCTGCGGCCGCCGCAGACGACCAGCTCGACGCCTACATGCACCTGGCCATGGTCAACCGCGGCATCCTCATGACGCCGTTCCACAACATGGCCCTCATGTGCCCGGAGACCTCCCGCGAGGACGTCGACCGGCACACCGCGGCCTTCCGCGAGGTCGTCGCCGCCCTCTTCGCGTAA